In the Podospora bellae-mahoneyi strain CBS 112042 chromosome 4, whole genome shotgun sequence genome, one interval contains:
- a CDS encoding hypothetical protein (COG:E; EggNog:ENOG50KOG1238) yields MALPAVSVLSGTMASLSLSSESESPSRTRLGLEHLPNELLIPIAQVLVPAPPQTTRFALRPTGTWEFRDAEHQWAHWLASHRNLLALAQTSRRMVAIAKPLLYHTIIIPNPKSLVVLYHRLYTRPEIRPWVRELSCLVSLAEENTILGTYREWANIRGDAWAIPPVSHDTSIASELLKRVLLHSVNLRDFLVAFPDHALTATSLTEPQEDEPDPPQSHHDQYQQTQDQQQQPQQPRRGAFVLPVSIPARRVLHRYIHPVGGQVAWRWFDISFFFPLDRLRNLTSLRIYCNREDGARDRSLSRILADYAVTILPQLRQLKTLELCCDQATVTSSVDSKTLSLPALPQLETIRFYGSSIREPNLVAFCLACTNLQTLVVHFEASSTDEDREDLPEGKTLSEALRERAATLRALELVAFSEGHYLTRGRERPRKPENHRLMCIPDLIHLESLTLDYRGVFGTLGILEEDDGERLCQLLPESLQDFTLVCEWGTENDWKQSYMANLDMVLHGVQCLCQSRTRSPNLATISLAIHSWPAEGKFHRRFRREVEAVRRRCAWAGIQFRTFDLLPSYRDEDEPEFQDGDEEAGPAGQDEGHSDEWESGEETGPGPSRAAAPATGGGSLLIPPDDYDYPELEEEDEASEYYNSGDEEPDPERAARRPPTFEAFVEELGEDHGHSLDELFFAYHEDRWDQYLF; encoded by the exons ATGGCGTTGCCGGCTGTGTCCGTCCTGTCTGGAACCATGGCGTCGTTATCATTGTCATCAGAATCAGAATCGCCAAGTCGGACCAGATTGGGGCTGGAGCATCTTCCCAATGAGCTCTTGATCCCCATCGCACAGGTCCTCGTCCCAGCCCCTCCCCAGACGACCCGATTCGCCCTCCGTCCCACTGGCACTTGGGAATTCCGCGATGCCGAACATCAGTGGGCACACTGGCTGGCTAGCCACCGCAACCTGCTGGCTCTCGCCCAGACATCTCGACGCATGGTTGCCATCGCCAAGCCCTTGCTGtaccacaccatcatcatccctaACCCCAAATCCCTGGTCGTCCTATATCACCGTCTATACACTCGACCTGAAATTCGACCTTGGGTTCGAGAGCTTAGCTGCCTTGTCAGCCTGGCTGAGGAGAACACCATTCTAGGAACATATAGAGAGTGGGCCAACATTCGCGGTG ACGCCTGGGCTATACCACCAGTCAGCCATGACACTTCTATCGCTTCTGAACTGCTAAAGCGCGTTCTTCTTCACTCGGTCAACTTGCGCGACTTTCTTGTCGCATTCCCCGATCATGCCTTGACCGCAACCAGCTTGACTGAGCCGCAAGAAGACGAACCTGACCCACCACAGTCACATCATGATCAGTATCAACAAACTCaagaccagcagcagcagccgcagcaacCACGGCGGGGTGCTTTTGTTCTACCTGTTTCCATCCCTGCACGGAGGGTTCTCCATCGGTATATTCATCCAGTCGGAGGTCAGGTCGCGTGGAGATGGTTTGAcatttccttcttctttcccctgGATCGGCTGAGGAACTTGACTTCGCTGCGCATCTACTGTAACCGCGAAGACGGAGCCAGAGACCGATCCTTGTCCCGCATACTTGCTGACTATGCCGTTACGATCTTACCCCAGCTGAGACAACTCAAGACATTAGAACTCTGCTGCGATCAAGCGACAGTAACGTCATCCGTGGACAGCAAGACTCTTTCTTTGCCAGCCCTGCCTCAGCTCGAGACTATTCGGTTTTACGGCAGCTCCATACGGGAGCCAAACCTGGTGGCCTTTTGTCTTGCCTGCACCAACCTCCAGACGCTGGTTGTGCATTTTGAGGCTAGCTCGACAGATGAGGATCGGGAGGACTTGCCAGAAGGGAAAACGCTCAGCGAAGCCCTCAGAGAGAGGGCAGCCACCCTCAGGGCACTGGAACTGGTCGCATTCTCCGAGGGCCACTATCTTACTCGGGGCAGGGAGAGGCCGAGGAAACCCGAGAACCACCGGCTGATGTGCATCCCCGACCTGATCCACCTCGAGAGCCTCACGTTGGACTACCGCGGGGTATTTGGAACTCTGGGcattttggaggaggacgatggggAGCGGCTGTGTCAGCTCCTGCCCGAGTCGTTACAGGATTTCACACTGGTGTGTGAGTGGGGCACGGAAAATGACTGGAAACAAAGTTATATGGCCAACCTGGACATGGTGCTGCACGGTGTGCAGTGCCTCTGCCAATCAAGAACCCGATCGCCCAACTTGGCAACCATCAGTTTGGCCATTCACTCTTGGCCAGCCGAGGGCAAGTTTCACCGCAGGTTCCgcagggaggtggaggctgtTAGACGGCGGTGTGCCTGGGCTGGCATTCAGTTTCGAACATTTGATTTGCTGCCTTCCTATCGAGACGAGGACGAGCCCGAATTTcaggatggtgatgaggaagcCGGGCCGGCAGGGCAAGATGAAGGTCACAGTGACGAGTGGGAATCAGGAGAGGAAACAGGCCCAGGGCCATCGAGGGCAGCTGCACCAGCAACCGGAGGAGGGAGCTTACTCATCCCTCCAGATGACTACGATTATCCAGAactcgaagaagaagatgaggcGTCCGAATACTACAATTCGGGTGATGAGGAGCCAGATCCGGAGAGGGCGGCAAGGCGACCACCCACGTTTGAGGCATTcgtggaggagttgggcgAAGACCATGGGCACAGCTTGGACGAGCTATTCTTTGCTTACCATGAGGACCGATGGGACCAGTATCTGTTCTGA
- a CDS encoding hypothetical protein (EggNog:ENOG503NUCP; COG:G): MSVGHQDGSPPPSSSPCSSRAPISNYYPIGHDQKHPDDRYRLEQDRSSFESQGVLSPLLPGSPHATALRSNSIEMQDSGISSLENEREAQRINRKMDLYLLPLLSLLYLFNGLDRGNIGNAQTQGFTHDIDALPDDLNLAVSLFFVTFVLFQMPSAAVGQWLGPSTWLPIMMLCWGLITTIQAFIWGKAALITTRLLIGVFEAGFYPTCIVYLGSFYSRFDLATRIGLFYGQYAIASAFSGALSYAIFQVSHAWLKPWQLLFIIEGVLTCVLGAVAWLWLPTGPRGAWFLSHSERQFVVDRVNGVEPNAAKYSSLTRRDLVETLRDWKLWFVLVFNICASVPVTAFSVFLPLVVQGMGYESVEANLMSVPPAVCGAVGLYLFASSSDRHRERGWHIVGALVVALGGLVGVVGSVSNAAKYASLCVFLFGSYVPPPLTVAWLSGNTPTAGKRALVVGANGLGNLAGAIGSQLYRAEYAPGYKLPLVVTLGFVGVALTGYVAYRYTLRAVNARRAAIRKSKSAEQIEAERVDSVRHADRKWVFVYDL; this comes from the exons ATGAGCGTCGGCCACCAGGATGgatcaccgccgccatcctcatctccatGCTCTTCCAGAGCCCCGATTTCGAACTATTACCCGATAGGACATGACCAGAAGCACCCTGATGACCGATACCGCCTTGAACAGGATCGGAGCTCTTTTGAAAGTCAAGGGGTGCTTTCGCCGTTGCTTCCTGGCTCTCCACACGCCACCGCGCttcgcagcaacagcattgAGATGCAAGATTCGGGGATATCAAGTCTTGAAAACGAAAGAGAGGCGCAACGTATCAACCGAAAGATGGATTTGTacctgctccccctcctatCGCTGCTGTATTTGTTCAACGGCCTCGACAGGGGGAATATTGGCAATGCGCAAACCCAAGGCTTCACGCATGACATCGATGCCCTGCCGGATGATCTCAACCTTGCAGTGTCGCTCTTTTTCGTCACCTTTGTCCTGTTCCAGATGCCCTCGGCCGCAGTGGGACAATGGCTGGGGCCGAGCACGTGGCTGCCCATCATGATG CTCTGCTGGGGCCTCATAACCACGATTCAGGCATTTATCTGGGGAAAAG CGGCTCTGATAACGACTCGTCTCCTCATCGGTGTCTTTGAAGCTGGCTTTTACCCCACATGCATCGTTTATCTTGGCTCTTTCTATTCCCGGTTCGACCTGGCCACGCGGATTGGACTGTTTTATGGACAGTATGCCATTGCATCTGCCTTCTCGGGGGCCCTGT CATATGCCATCTTTCAGGTCTCCCATGCCTGGCTCAAGCCATGGCAGcttctcttcatcatcgaggGGGTTCTCACCTGTGTGCTGGGAGCGGTAGCATGGTTGTGGCTACCAACGGGACCTAGAGGCGCCTGGTTTCTGAGCCACAGCGAAAGGCAGTTTGTGGTGGACCGAGTCAATGGCGTGGAACCCAATGCTGCCAAATACTCCAGCCTTACCCGGCGGGATCTGGTCGAGACGCTGAGGGACTGGAAACTGTGGTTTGTGCTGGTGTTCAACATCTGCGCCAGTGTGCCCGTCACGGCTTTCTCCGTCTTCCTCCCGCTGGTTGTGCAGGGTATGGGGTACGAATCGGTCGAGGCAAACTTG ATGTCGGTGCCGCCAGCGGTGTGCGGGGCGGTCGGGCTCTACCTGTTCGCATCCAGCTCGGATCGGCACAGGGAGCGGGGATGGCACATTGTCGGAGCACTGGTGGTGGCGCTGGGGGGACTCGTCGGGGTGGTCGGATCGGTCAGCAACGCAGCCAAGTATGCGTCGCTGTGCgtgtttctttttggcaGCTACGTGCCGCCCCCGCTCACCGTGGCCTGGCTCAGCGGCAACACACCGACggctgggaagagggcgctggtggtgggcgcGAATGGGCTGGGAAACCTGGCGGGCGCCATCGGGTCGCAGCTCTACCGAGCCGAGTATGCACCCGGGTACAAACTGCCGCTGGTGGTGACGTTGGGATTCGTCGGTGTTGCTCTCACCGGTTATGTGGCGTATCGTTACACACTGCGGGCGGTGAACGCGCGCAGGGCGGCCATCAGGAAATCGAAAAGCGCCGAGCAGATAGAGGCCGAGCGTGTCGACTCTGTCAGACATGCAGACCGCAAATGGGTGTTTGTATACGACCTGTAA
- a CDS encoding hypothetical protein (EggNog:ENOG503P014; COG:E; antiSMASH:Cluster_10) has translation MPETNGTQLTEEEIKSFGSLAKSLEGRRAAGPKVTTAYPSGPPQGMQAYLGPSMFQPHRARQAIRDAHEKKIPPLIGFYAGLSSIPLMRYMAPFGFDVVWIDWEHTSCNVETMTSLVHDAIFMSQGKTIPFVRVPGHDHAAIGFALDAGASIVIPQLETVEEAKHVMSSSKFGTKNRGTRSAPPFRLIPTLTDQGYDGARDVWQNLNDQAAVMVQIESLAGINNLDAILTECPDIDVVWLGALDCRISMNLPANFGMGSEPEWLEAKEKFYATLKKHNKPLAGFCLAPGDALTEAAQEHSMILHCADVTKLLELPQELANAREAVKGVVKQ, from the exons ATGCCTGAAACCAACGGCACACAACttaccgaggaggagatcaagagcTTTGGCTCGCTGGCCAAGTCGCTCGAAGGGCGCCGAGCTGCTGGTCCCAAGGTGACAACTGCTTATCCGTCCGGCCCTCCTCAAGGCATGCAAGCCTACCTCGGACCTTCCATGTTCCAGCCACACAGAGCCCGTCAAGCCATACGAGATGCCCACGAGAAGAAGATCCCACCTCTTATCGGCTTCTACGCAGGCCTATCTTCGATTCCGCTCATGCGTTACATGGCTCCCTTTGGGTTTGATGTAGTGTGGATTGACTGGGAGCACACTTCCTGCAACGTCGAGACCATGACGTCTCTTGTCCACGACGCCATCTTCATGAGCCAGGGCAAAACCATCCCATTCGTTCGGGTTCCCGGCCACGACCACGCTGCCATTGGCTTTGCCCTCGATGCCGGCGCCAGCATTGTCATCCCTCAGTTGGAGACGGTCGAAGAGGCAAAGCATGTCATGAGCAGCTCCAAGTTCGGAACCAAGAACAGGGGCACAAGATCAGCGCCACCCTTTCGATTGATTCCTACCCTCACCGATCAGGGCTACGACGGTGCGAGAGATGTTTGGCAGAATTT GAACGACCAAGCGGCGGTCATGGTTCAAATTGAATCCCTTGCCGgcatcaacaaccttgacgccatcctcaccgaGTGCCCCGATATTGATGTCGTGTGGCTCGGAGCGCTCGACTGCCGCATCAGTATGAATCTGCCTGCAAACTTTGGAATGGGCAGTGAGCCCGAATGGttggaggccaaggagaaaTTCTACGCAACATTGAAGAAGCACAACAAGCCCCTCGCGGGCTTCTGCCTTGCACCTGGCGATGCCCTGACCGAAGCAGCTCAGGAGCATAGCATGATTCTTCACTGCGCAGATGTCACGAAGCTTCTTGAACTTCCACAGGAGTTGGCGAACGCCAGGGAGGCTGTAAAGGGGGTTGTAAAGCAGTAG
- a CDS encoding hypothetical protein (CAZy:AA3; COG:E; EggNog:ENOG50KOG1238) gives MPLPSTSPPHLPPKEHDYIIIGGGTAGCVLASTLASDRNVSILLLEKGHERDNLLSRNPLFSQNFELPGLQSVCRLSEPVLGTRQQRAKIWAAEAMGGTSRINGSLWTRGIPAGYDFWAKEFGLTEWSWGKVEPFFKMIEEKVPRREPNEVLEMVAFVDKTARAVGLPLEGNVNSPRAKAQACFRMHHTVDERGTKASQNRIWLDSETVKKTPNLIIATGYTATALQLNSTGARVEGVWVKDATGKYPGMNLFKVKKEIIVCSGVVGTPELLMKSGIGPRDQLTPLGIPVVRELNHVGRNLTDHISFPIMSEIPQNHTIHSLQNPFVLVWQLLKWLIWGKGLLAASSTPRTLFVQSSAIDDTSMSILTRNPDTGQCTMDPNDTANIPNIEIMVTPVNTFMEAVIPNKSLTSWYATLVQPFSRGQVQLSPSPSGRSEDDPAIKIIYPMMTDERDWAVMRKAMRFGMRFAEEFANQYPHSAVLSFAPGMDLMYLDSVIEAKRAKGKTNKAESSAGVPDITDPHTQMSSSSSQQVPQGYRGKTWQTVTDLEIDEYAKRVWASALHATSTCRMSLSPEGGVVDQRLRVHGIENLRIADASVFPAIPSAHTMAPTVMVGRRLGEMILEEAGRSG, from the exons ATGCCCTTGCCATCCACCTCGCCGCCACATCTACCGCCCAAAGAACATGATTACATCATCATTGGCGGAGGAACGGCCGGCTGTGTGCTTGCCTCTACACTCGCTTCGGATCGCAACGTCagcattctcctcctcgaaaAAGGCCACGAGCGCGACAATCTCCTCTCGCGCAACCCGCTCTTCTCTCAGAACTTCGAGTTGCCTGGACTCCAATCAGTATGCCGACTTTCAGAGCCTGTGCTTGGTACTCGACAGCAGCGGGCCAAGATATGGGCTGCTGAGGCAATGGGGGGCACGAGCAGGATCAATGGATCGTTGTGGACGAGGGGCATACCTGCCGGCTACGATTTCTGGGCAAAGGAATTTGGTTTGACAGAATGGAGCTGGGGGAAGGTTGAGCCATTCTTTAAAATGATTGAAGAGAAGGTACCGCGAAGGGAGCCGAATGAGGTTCTAGAGATGGTTGCCTTCGTGGACAAGACCGCCAGGGCTGTTGGACTGCCTCTGGAGGGCAATGTCAACTCGCCGAGGGCAAAGGCACAGGCGTGTTTCAGGATGCACCATACAGTTGATGAGAGGGGGACGAAGGCCTCACAGAACAGGATTTGGTTGGATTCGGAAACAGTGAAAAAGACACCAAATCTGATCATCGCCACGGGGTATACAGCGACAGCTTTGCAGCTCAACTCAACAGGCGCCAGGGTCGAAGGTGTATGGGTGAAAGATGCTACAGGGAAATACCCCGGCATGAATCTGTTCAAAGTCAAAAAGGAGATCATTGTCTGCAGCGGGGTTGTTGGTACACCAGAGCTCCTGATGAAGAG CGGCATTGGTCCTCGAGATCAACTCACTCCTCTTGGTATTCCTGTTGTCCGAGAACTGAACCACGTTGGCCGCAACTTGACAGACCACATTTCATTTCCTATCATGTCTGAAATACCGCAAAATCACACCATACATTCTCTCCAGAACCCTTTTGTACTCGTCTGGCAGCTTCTGAAGTGGCTTATATGGGGCAAAGGTCTTCTGGCGGCCTCCAGCACCCCAAGAACGCTCTTCGTCCAGAGCAGCGCTATTGATGACACGTCCATGTCGATTCTCACCCGCAACCCAGACACAGGGCAATGCACAATGGACCCCAATGACACAGCCAACATTCCCAACATTGAGATCATGGTCACTCCCGTCAACACCTTCATGGAAGCTGTCATTCCAAACAAGTCACTTACGTCTTGGTACGCAACCCTCGTCCAGCCATTCTCGCGCGGCCAAGTCCAGCtttcgccttctccatccgGGCGAAGTGAGGACGACCCGGCCATCAAAATCATTTACCCCATGATGACGGACGAGAGAGATTGGGCGGTCATGAGAAAAGCAATGCGATTTGGCATGAGATTTGCGGAGGAGTTTGCCAACCAGTATCCCCACTCCGCTGTCTTGAGCTTCGCGCCAGGGATGGACCTCATGTATCTAGATTCTGTCATTGAGGCCAAAAGGGCCAAGGGGAAGACCAACAAGGCAGAATCTTCAGCGGGGGTCCCAGATATCACTGATCCTCACACCCAAatgtcttcttcatcgtcgcaACAGGTACCTCAGGGGTACAGAGGAAAGACTTGGCAAACTGTGACGGATTTAGAGATTGACGAGTATGCAAAACGGGTGTGGGCTTCTGCTCTGCATGCCACTTCGACGTGTCGCATGTCCCTTTCACCAGAGGGCGGCGTGGTGGATCAGCGGTTGAGGGTGCACGGGATTGAGAATCTGAGAATTGCGGATGCAAGCGTCTTTCCTGCCATTCCCAGTGCGCATACCATGGCGCCTACTGTTATGGTGGGGAGAAGGCTCGGGGAGAtgattttggaggaggccggcCGAAGTGGGTAA
- a CDS encoding hypothetical protein (EggNog:ENOG503P846; antiSMASH:Cluster_10), which translates to MWSILHLAVISAAFRCISASTDTATKPAHPPLNITALSSRDGYSVLECWQLASLPVDAMQAANYVVGGQTTKAVWSRIEPRTHIGEAWAPHAQLSIILNGLIRITSPAPRPTDGNGKGPLNDSVMMSIGHGEGDMGVVGEDQEYKIPETKTAYILPGTLRSSMLIAADLKSISTLAGHYTEFPSDEPTLLVQIPFDGDVVPEHIILYEGGCH; encoded by the exons ATGTGGTCCATTCTTCATCTGGCTGTTATATCAGCTGCTTTCCGGTGCATCAGTGCATCTACTGACACGGCCACCAAACCagcccatcctcctcttaACATCACGGCATTGTCATCCCGTGACGGGTATTCGGTCCTGGAATGCTGGCAACTGGCCTCACTTCCAGTCGACGCAATGCAGGCGGCCAATTACGTTGTTGGGGGGCAAACGACAAAGGCAGTTTGGTCACGCATTGAACCTCGTACTCACATTGGTGAGGCATGGGCACCACACGCACA ACTCTCCATAATACTGAACGGACTTATCAGAATCACCTCGCCGGCTCCGAGACCGACTGATGGAAATGGAAAAGGTCCGCTGAACGATTCCGTCATGATGTCAATTGGCCACGGCGAAGGCGACATGGGAGTAGTGGGAGAAGACCAGGAATACAAAATACCAGAGACCAAAACCGCCTACATCCTCCCAGGAACTCTGAGGTCGTCTATGCTCATCGCAGCAGATTTGAAGAGCATCAGTACCCTAGCGGGCCATTATACAGAATTCCCGAGCGATGAGCCTACTCTGCTAGTGCAGATCCCCTTTGATGGGGATGTAGTACCCGAGCACATCATCTTGTATGAGGGCGGTTGTCACTAG
- a CDS encoding hypothetical protein (EggNog:ENOG503P2GQ; COG:S), which yields MAAFQNMPQAWRRLIFLIPVLIITLILASGLYTGSLPKPRMPKVVFDDSHGPFHSDCQANHTPPNLDSLPDIIRALWQPLILPITAPRFVTLDGTEKLLPPQNELVHTKPMGKRICILDVDTRDLAGEGSIFYSEGVPPWDKLGSPSAGFLSHYLYAQIHGYSYKFIRAPQYADRAPHWSKVIFTKELLKEYDIVVMMDYDAMFPSPEVPLEWMLNYWKIDRDVIVAMAEDPAGEPNFDDSEKHKVNINSGFIIAQAGEKSQRLFKDWAECPSEVRYKGCAKWAQTLFHEQAAFSTHVRYDFLDGYSIETHPQYIRMLPCQEANGIPEVSGSGCVGHLVRHYWGRKGLTNREFGHNVMAALTPLLVQAAYKEPGHVEDLRSKVLKGAEVLDKPPAR from the exons ATGGCCGCCTTCCAAAATATGCCTCAGGCATGGCGTCGCCTCATCTTTCTGATCCCcgttctcatcatcaccctcatcctcgcgtCGGGCTTGTACACTGGGTCGCTGCCCAAGCCGCGCAT GCCCAAGGTGGTGTTTGACGACAGCCATGGCCCATTCCATTCCGACTGCCAGGCGAACCATACTCCCCCGAACCTCGACAGCCTCCCGGACATCATTCGCGCGCTCTGGCAACCGCTCATTCTGCCCATCACGGCGCCCCGATTCGTGACCCTCGACGGAACCGAAAAGTTGCTGCCTCCCCAGAATGAGCTTGTTCACACGAAGCCCATGGGGAAGAGGATCTGCATCCTCGATGTGGATACGCGCGACCTGGCGGGCGAGGGAAGCATTTTCTACAGCGAAGGCGTTCCACCCTGGGACAAGCTGGGCAGTCCGTCGGCAGGCTTCCTCAGCCACTATCTCTACGCCCAAATTCACGGCTACTCGTACAAGTTCATCCGGGCGCCACAGTATGCCGACCGCGCCCCCCACTGGTCCAAAgtcatcttcaccaaggaGCTCCTCAAGGAGTACGACATTGTCGTCATGATGGACTACGATGCCAtgttcccctcccccgaggTGCCGCTCGAGTGGATGCTCAACTACTGGAAGATCGACAGGGACGTCATTGTGGCCATGGCAGAAGATCCCGCCGGTGAGCCCAACTTCGACGACTCGGAGAAGCACAAGGTCAACATCAACTCTGGCTTCATCATTGCGCAGGCCGGGGAGAAATCACAGCGCCTGTTCAAAGACTGGGCCGAATGCCCCTCCGAGGTGCGCTACAAGGGATGCGCCAAATGGGCCCAGACCTTGTTCCACGAGCAAGCTGCCTTCAGCACCCACGTCCGCTACGATTTTTTGGATGGTTACAGCATTGAAACCCACCCGCAATACATCCGCATGCTGCCGTGCCAGGAGGCCAACGGAATTCCCGAAGTATCCGGGTCTGGTTGTGTCGGACATCTCGTGCGCCACTattgggggaggaaaggCCTGACGAACCGGGAGTTTGGCCACAACGTGATGGCTGCCCTCACACCTCTGCTCGTGCAGGCCGCCTACAAAGAACCCGGCCATGTGGAGGATCTCCGGAGCAAAGTGCTCAAGGGCGCCGAGGTGTTGGATAAGCCCCCAGCGAGGTGA
- a CDS encoding hypothetical protein (COG:S; EggNog:ENOG503PUE0) encodes MALSPDIVEFMASASANLASRHIILDSSQPRDVFHFGGTSSQLADSRLSLAIQGKKTATTSWPVPNPLRWGVGDYSVILDGNGKPGALMQTIELKVCKFRDVADDFALAEAEGSVDEYKQGHREFYTEQRLRDGKPPEEFGDESEVLCERFVIVFVREDLRPHALQ; translated from the coding sequence ATGGCCCTCTCACCTGATATTGTTGAATTCATGGCTTCGGCGTCTGCCAATCTCGCCAGCCGTCACATCATTCTTGATTCCTCTCAGCCCAGGGACGTCTTTCACTTTGGGGGCACATCTTCTCAGCTTGCCGATAGCCGTCTGTCCCTGGCCATTCAAGGCAAgaaaacagccaccacctcctggCCTGTTCCCAACCCTCTGCGCTGGGGTGTGGGCGATTACTCCGTCATTCTGGATGGGAACGGCAAACCTGGAGCGCTGATGCAGACCATCGAACTAAAAGTCTGCAAATTCCGAGATGTCGCCGATGATTTTGCgctggccgaggccgagggttCAGTCGATGAATATAAACAAGGGCACCGCGAGTTCTATACTGAACAGCGTCTACGCGATGGGAAGCCGCCtgaggagtttggggacGAAAGCGAGGTTCTCTGTGAAAGATTTGTGATTGTTTTTGTGAGAGAAGATCTGAGACCGCACGCACTGCAGTGA
- a CDS encoding hypothetical protein (antiSMASH:Cluster_10) — protein MEPSNLEPPSYTSAVTNNSCQLQVGAGGLPPPPYAATLPTPFSPTAEREDIIQTIPLHLLHEYDHGPYIRWIDCPFCLKGTPVRRAVTRGFHNGVLKMWLGWSIITGGIGMFYRPTHNDTVDYFCGDCQNKVATSHPDKGPMETFGPGGHSRTFDR, from the exons ATGGAGCCTAGTAACCTCGAACCTCCATCATATACCTCTGCAGTCACCAATAATTCTTGCCAGCTTCAGGTCGGTGCTGGCGGATTGCCGCCACCTCCTTATGCTGCAACGTTGCCAACCCCTTTCTCTCCGACAGCAGAACGAGAGGATATCATCCAAACGATACCTCTTCACCTTTTACACGAATATGACCACGGCCCATATATCCGGTGGATCGACTGCCCATTCTGCTTAAAAGGCACTCCTGTAAGAAGGGCCGTAACCAGGGGTTTTCA CAACGGTGTATTGAAGATGTGGCTCGGCTGGTCCATCATCACAGGAGGCATCGGAATGTTTTACCGACCAACTCATAACGACACGGTCGATTACTTTTGCGGTGACTGCCAAAACAAGGTGGCAACGAGCCATCCAGACAAGGGCCCGATGGAGACGTTTGGACCAGGGGGTCATAGTCGAACATTTGATAGGTAG
- a CDS encoding hypothetical protein (EggNog:ENOG503PDB2): MRFRSQSLIGTLSTFLLSGTATASPVFSDHAMAMQARQSTRTLGFIGCSMAENVAQGYVSVGGRRLWEPYGTSGMVVQSWTNSNSNSWRLFDQQAARYGKPTAVWVQICIFAQQGVTYDEVKRLIANARQHAAPAAEVYITGQPVYEGGNTCFLAGSKGPELTESLAKRAAEDTELNVKYPGQFVLKPGEVADGCHANTAGQQSLGRQALAYWG; the protein is encoded by the exons ATGCGTTTCCGCTCGCAGTCATTGATTGGTACATTGAGCACCTTTTTGCTCAGTGGtaccgccaccgcctcgcCCGTCTTCAGTGACCACGCCATGGCCATGCAAGCCCGTCAATCCACTCGAACTCTGGGCTTTATAGGGTGTTCCATGGCCGAGAACGTAGCTCAAGGCTATGTTTCTGTCGGGGGGAGGCGCCTATGGGAGCCCTACGGAACCTCTGGCATG GTTGTCCAATCATGGACAAACAGCAACTCCAACTCGTGGCGTCTCTTCGACCAACAGGCCGCCCGTTACGGCAAGCCGACTGCTGTATGGGTACAGATTTGCATCTTTGCTCAGCAGGGGGTAACCTACGACGAGGTTAAGCGTCTCATTGCCAATGCAAGACAGCACGCCGCCCCTGCAGCAGAGGTCTACATCACGGGTCAACCCGTCTACGAAGGTGGCAAcacctgcttcttggccggtAGCAAGGGTCCTGAGCTGACCGAGAGTTTGGCCAAGCGAGCGGCAGAGGATACCGAGTTGAATGTCAAGTATCCAGGGCAGTTTGTGCTGAAGCCAGGCGAGGTGGCGGATGGGTGTCATGCCAATACTGCTGGGCAGCAGAGCTTGGGAAGGCAGGCGCTGGCTTATTGGGGCTGA
- a CDS encoding hypothetical protein (antiSMASH:Cluster_10) codes for MLSRWPPLSRCWEMCNLIPEAPQRLNVHSAAGSPRLNGRKSVKAPSYGGTYAAYCQLLSASAVMRTAGTMLTSSVLTAIPRWRARSLRERDPA; via the exons ATGCTGAGCCGTTGGCCACCCCTCTCCAGATGTTGGGAAATGTGCAATTTGATCCCTGAAGCCCCCCAAAGGTTAAATGTCCATTCTGCCGCCGGGTCACCACGGTTGAACGGGAGGAAGTCCGTAAAGGCACCGA GCTATGGAGGAACCTATGCTGCATATTGTCAGCTCCTTTCTGCTTCTGCAGTCATGCGTACTGCTGGGACTATGTTGACTTCTTCTGTGCTCACTGCCATTCCAAGGTGGCGTGCCAGGAGTCTGAGAGAACGGGATCCGGCCTAG
- a CDS encoding hypothetical protein (EggNog:ENOG503PR3N; antiSMASH:Cluster_10): protein MSEIIESLKDVVDPSRREQATTETYDPHTRGPYPDHKPATDNNPGSLAAPEASQPALEKADPARKEQADLSEMGAKEKEIK from the exons ATGTCCGAAATCATCGAGTCCCTTAAAGACGTCGTCGATCCTTCTCGACGTGAACAGGCAACCACCGAGACATATGATCCTCACACCCGCGGGCCATATCCTGACCACAAGCCCGCAACCGACAACAATCCGGGGTCTCTTGCGGCTCCTGAAGCATCCCAGCCTGCCTTGGAGAAAGCAGACCCAGCGCGGAAGGAACAGGCTGATTTGAGTGAGATGGGCGCTAAAGAGAAAGAGATAAAG TAA